TCGGGCGAGAAGCACAGCCCGTTCGGGTCCGGAACCTGTTCTTCGCGGATGACGAGGTCGAGCCGCCCGCTCGGGTCGATCCGGTAGACATTCGTCGGCAGTTCGCGCTTGGCGAGGCCGATGCCGGGCGGTTGGCCGAGGCGGGGATTGATCTTGCCATTGGCATTGCTCGGGCCGCCGGCTGCGTCCGGCGCCCCTTCATAGAGCTGCCCGCCATAGGGCGGGTCGGTGAACCAGTAGCTGCCGTCCGTATGGGCGACGATGTCGTTGGGCGAATTGAGCTTCTTGCCTTCGAAGGCGTCAGCCAGCACCGTCGCCGAGCCGTCGAGCTCGTAGCGCACGACGCGCCGGTTCAGATGCTCGCAGGAGAGCTGCCGGCCCTGGAAGTCGAAGCTGTTGCCGTTGCTGTAGCCCGAGGGCATCCGGAATACGCTGACATTGCCGTCGTCATCGAGCCAGCGCATCTGCCGGTTGCGCGGGATGTCGCTCCAGACCAGATAGCGCCCCTGCGCATTCCAGGCCGGGCCCTCGAGCCAGAGCCCGCCGGTCCAGAGCCGCTGGATCGCGGCGTTGGGTTGGGCGAGGCCGTTGAAGGAGGGATCGACCGCGATGACGTCCGGGTCCCAGAAATAGGTCGTCGGCGCGCCGCGGCGGCTGAAATCGCGCGGCGGCGTGGTGATGGTGGTGGGCGGGCTTGCCCGGTCGGTGGGGGATTGCGCGAAGACGGGCGCGGAAGCGGCGGCGAAGGCGCTTGCGCCTGCGGCCTGGATCAGCCTGCGGCGAGAGAGCCGCTGCGTGGATGAGACGGGATTTGAATTATCATGCGTCGAACGGTGGCCCTCTGACATCGTGTCCTCCTGATTTTATGGTTGAAACGATTTAAATTTGCAGAAAGGTCGAAGTTCTCGGTCGCTCGGTTCTCCTTTTCGAAGGGCAAGCAAGGTCAGCAGGATCGCTTGGCCGGGTCGAGCCCTGCTTCGCGCAGAACTATCCTGCGCAAGGCGCAAGGCGTAAAGGTGACGCATCGCCCGACGCGGCTCGATTTCTCGCGGCCGCCATGCAGGGGCGGCATCTTGCCCGCGCCCGCCAAATGACCGAGAGATCGGGCAGCCCCACCGGATACTCCCCCATGTTTGCAGGCATTCCCCTCGGCGATCTCGCCTTCCTCGCCGTGTCGCTGGTGCTTGCCGGCGCGGCCACCGGCCTGCTCGCCGGCGTCTTCGGCGTCGGCGGCGGCGCGGTTATCGTTCCCGTGCTGTACGAGGTCTTCCGCGTCATCGGCGTCGCCGACGAGGTGCGCATGCCACTCGCTGTCGGCACCTCGCTCGCCGTGATTATCCCAACCTCGATCC
Above is a genomic segment from Bosea sp. NBC_00550 containing:
- a CDS encoding SMP-30/gluconolactonase/LRE family protein codes for the protein MSEGHRSTHDNSNPVSSTQRLSRRRLIQAAGASAFAAASAPVFAQSPTDRASPPTTITTPPRDFSRRGAPTTYFWDPDVIAVDPSFNGLAQPNAAIQRLWTGGLWLEGPAWNAQGRYLVWSDIPRNRQMRWLDDDGNVSVFRMPSGYSNGNSFDFQGRQLSCEHLNRRVVRYELDGSATVLADAFEGKKLNSPNDIVAHTDGSYWFTDPPYGGQLYEGAPDAAGGPSNANGKINPRLGQPPGIGLAKRELPTNVYRIDPSGRLDLVIREEQVPDPNGLCFSPDFKKLYVASTGKGPGDTGPGGKGDIHVFDVGADNKLSNGKVFSDCMIDGINCGPDGLRCDVEGNLWASSNAGRNVGYNGVTVFNPAGKVIGRIRLPEVCGNICFGGPKRNRLFMAASQSIYALYLATQGAGPG